A single genomic interval of Methylobacterium bullatum harbors:
- the cpdA_4 gene encoding 3',5'-cyclic adenosine monophosphate phosphodiesterase CpdA: MTAPGLRLWVFSDLHQDWKENAWDPAAHAPAGGFDVAVVAGDVHMPLVRALDWLGDHLSGVPVVYVPGNHDFWWDRGEERYTIHDQLTRGRERADALGIHLLLDDAVIIDGVRFAGGTLWTDFRLGSFNLNHGIRTAQGRGGMVDYRRIRTGPRSRNRIKPEEVLAMHRVTRGFIENTLAVSHPGPTVVVTHHAPHPASLPRSDADLRWCDASDLTDVILDQGPDVWVHGHVHYASDYRVGRTRVVCNARGHSDERTRFRHGLVVEVAHYIP; this comes from the coding sequence ATGACTGCCCCTGGCCTTCGCCTATGGGTGTTCTCGGACCTGCATCAGGACTGGAAGGAGAATGCTTGGGACCCTGCCGCGCATGCGCCGGCGGGTGGTTTCGACGTGGCCGTCGTGGCCGGTGACGTGCACATGCCCCTGGTTCGGGCGCTGGACTGGCTCGGCGACCACTTGTCCGGCGTGCCGGTGGTCTACGTGCCAGGCAATCACGATTTTTGGTGGGACCGGGGTGAGGAACGCTACACGATTCACGACCAGTTGACCCGGGGGCGTGAGCGGGCGGACGCGCTCGGCATCCATCTCCTGCTCGACGACGCGGTCATCATCGACGGCGTTCGGTTCGCCGGCGGTACCCTATGGACGGACTTCCGCCTGGGGTCGTTCAACCTGAACCACGGTATCCGGACCGCCCAGGGGCGTGGTGGGATGGTCGATTACCGCCGGATCCGCACGGGTCCGAGGTCGCGCAATCGCATCAAGCCCGAGGAGGTGCTTGCGATGCACCGGGTCACCCGTGGCTTTATCGAGAACACCCTGGCCGTCAGCCACCCCGGTCCCACGGTGGTGGTGACCCATCACGCCCCGCACCCGGCGAGCCTTCCACGGAGCGACGCGGACCTACGGTGGTGCGATGCTTCCGACCTGACTGACGTCATCCTGGACCAAGGACCGGACGTCTGGGTCCACGGTCATGTCCATTATGCCTCCGATTACCGGGTGGGCCGGACGCGGGTGGTCTGCAACGCAAGGGGGCATTCAGATGAGCGAACCAGGTTCAGACATGGGCTCGTTGTTG
- the dinB1 gene encoding DNA polymerase IV 1, producing MSARAYALSDGNSFYCSCERVFDARLAKVPVIVLSNNDGCAIARTNEAKALGIRMGEPWFKIRDMCRQQGVQVYSSNYALYGDMSARVNAVYRDFSPRIEIYSIDESFLDISDVRNQDRASLCRDMRATVRAWTGIPTCVGIGSTKTLAKLANHIAKKVPELEGVCDLTDPEQYDHWIIRIPVGDIWGVGPANARRLEALGCDSAADVRDFDPRVARKAMTVVGERLVHELRGMACLDLETVAATRKGCAVTRSFSERVEDRATMEQAVATHASRLGEKLRREGLATNHVTVFFHTSEHDRDRPQRSVSTVVTLPEATSDTLALVKAATHGVRKTRRDGFRYSKAGVVTTDLMPLAASQRAMPGLGQLDREMGAALMEALDACNRRFGRGAVVPGAAGFAPNREWSTKFKMRSPRYTTRLDEIPIVAAA from the coding sequence ATGAGCGCCCGGGCCTACGCGCTCTCCGACGGCAACTCGTTCTACTGCTCGTGCGAGCGGGTCTTCGATGCTCGGCTGGCGAAGGTGCCGGTGATCGTGCTGTCCAACAACGATGGCTGCGCGATTGCCCGGACCAACGAGGCCAAGGCGCTCGGCATCCGGATGGGCGAGCCCTGGTTCAAGATCCGGGACATGTGCCGGCAGCAGGGTGTCCAAGTCTACTCCTCGAACTACGCCCTTTATGGAGACATGTCGGCCCGGGTGAACGCGGTCTACCGGGACTTCTCGCCCCGCATCGAGATTTACTCCATCGACGAGAGTTTTCTCGACATCTCCGACGTGCGCAACCAGGACCGGGCGTCCTTATGCAGGGACATGCGGGCGACCGTACGGGCCTGGACGGGCATCCCCACCTGCGTCGGCATCGGGTCGACCAAGACGTTGGCCAAGCTCGCCAACCACATCGCCAAGAAGGTACCCGAGCTCGAAGGGGTCTGCGACCTGACCGACCCGGAGCAGTACGACCACTGGATCATCCGCATCCCGGTGGGCGACATCTGGGGTGTGGGGCCGGCAAACGCCCGGCGCCTGGAAGCCCTGGGATGCGACAGCGCCGCCGATGTCCGCGACTTCGACCCACGCGTCGCCCGCAAGGCCATGACAGTCGTGGGCGAGCGCCTCGTCCACGAGCTGCGGGGTATGGCCTGCCTAGACCTGGAGACGGTAGCCGCCACCCGTAAGGGATGCGCCGTCACCCGGTCGTTCTCCGAGCGCGTCGAGGATCGCGCCACCATGGAGCAGGCCGTCGCCACCCATGCCTCCAGACTCGGCGAGAAGCTCCGCCGCGAGGGGTTGGCGACCAACCACGTGACGGTCTTCTTCCACACCTCGGAGCATGACCGCGACCGGCCTCAACGCTCGGTCTCGACCGTCGTGACGCTCCCCGAGGCGACCAGCGACACTCTCGCCCTGGTGAAGGCCGCCACCCACGGCGTCCGGAAGACCAGGCGGGACGGGTTCCGCTATTCCAAGGCCGGGGTGGTCACCACCGACCTGATGCCGCTGGCCGCATCGCAGCGTGCGATGCCGGGCTTGGGCCAACTCGACCGCGAGATGGGAGCCGCCCTGATGGAGGCGCTCGACGCCTGCAATCGCCGCTTCGGACGAGGCGCCGTCGTCCCGGGCGCCGCCGGGTTCGCCCCGAACCGCGAATGGTCGACCAAGTTCAAGATGCGGTCGCCCCGTTACACGACCCGCCTCGACGAGATTCCGATAGTCGCCGCGGCCTGA
- the lexA_3 gene encoding LexA repressor — MQITGINIGFSMPVSLLAKPVQAGFPSPADDFIEEEIDLQRLLIVNRPATFLVRVAGDSMILARLFDGDLAVVDRSLTPRNGDIVVVDIDGERSFKVWKRQGPRISLHFANPRFPEFQLSPDAVIEVWGVVSGSVCAKRRCE; from the coding sequence ATGCAGATCACTGGCATAAACATCGGCTTTTCCATGCCGGTGTCCCTTCTCGCCAAGCCTGTCCAGGCCGGCTTCCCGAGTCCGGCCGACGACTTCATCGAGGAAGAGATCGACCTCCAGCGCCTACTGATCGTCAACCGCCCGGCCACCTTCCTGGTCCGGGTCGCCGGCGACAGCATGATCCTAGCCCGCCTGTTCGACGGCGACCTCGCCGTCGTCGACCGCTCGCTCACCCCGCGCAACGGCGACATCGTCGTTGTCGACATCGACGGCGAGCGATCCTTCAAGGTCTGGAAGCGCCAAGGGCCGCGCATCTCGCTGCACTTCGCCAACCCTCGCTTCCCCGAGTTCCAACTCTCCCCCGACGCTGTCATTGAGGTCTGGGGCGTCGTCTCCGGGTCCGTCTGTGCGAAGCGCCGCTGCGAATGA
- the arsH_1 gene encoding NADPH-dependent FMN reductase ArsH — MDKPQQPFADGLPNLSEEHFVVPAATDLQVQAPFTHAPRFLILYGSLRERSFSRFLAYEAARLLEAMGGEVRIYDAHGLPLPDDATADHPKVEELRNLSIWSEGHVWVSPERHGAMTGVIKSQIDWLPLSEGSVRPTQGRTLAVMQVSGGSQSFNAVNGLRVLGRWMRMITIPNQSSVPMAYKEFDEAGRMRPGPLYDRVVDVCEELVRFTLLTRERSSYLVDRYSERKEREPERLKAVAVDIGFVKR; from the coding sequence TTGGACAAGCCCCAACAGCCTTTCGCCGATGGATTGCCCAACCTCAGCGAGGAGCACTTCGTGGTCCCGGCGGCGACCGACCTTCAGGTGCAGGCACCGTTCACCCACGCCCCACGCTTCCTGATCCTGTACGGCTCGCTCCGGGAGCGTTCCTTCAGCCGCTTCCTGGCCTACGAGGCCGCGCGTCTCCTGGAGGCGATGGGAGGCGAGGTGCGGATCTACGACGCGCACGGCCTGCCGCTGCCCGACGACGCCACGGCCGATCACCCCAAGGTCGAGGAACTCCGGAACCTCTCGATCTGGTCCGAGGGCCACGTCTGGGTCAGCCCCGAGCGCCACGGCGCCATGACCGGGGTGATCAAGAGCCAGATCGACTGGCTCCCCCTGTCGGAAGGGTCGGTGCGCCCGACGCAGGGCCGGACCCTGGCCGTGATGCAGGTCTCGGGCGGCTCGCAGTCCTTCAACGCGGTCAACGGCCTGCGTGTGCTCGGGCGCTGGATGCGGATGATCACCATCCCGAACCAGTCTTCGGTCCCGATGGCCTATAAGGAATTTGACGAGGCCGGCCGGATGAGGCCTGGGCCGCTCTACGATCGGGTGGTCGACGTCTGCGAGGAATTGGTCAGGTTCACGCTCCTGACCCGCGAGCGCTCCTCCTATCTCGTTGACCGCTACTCCGAACGGAAAGAGCGAGAGCCTGAGCGCCTCAAGGCCGTCGCCGTCGACATCGGGTTCGTCAAGCGCTGA
- a CDS encoding putative HTH-type transcriptional regulator: protein MMDERQAVAAFAALGQEHRLRIVRQLVTAGPEGMAAGMLAEAVGVSGTNLSFHLKELSHAGLVTSRREGRSIIYSAAYPDLSELIQFLMRDCCQGRPEVCAPAVAALAACCLPTGDTAHA from the coding sequence ATGATGGACGAACGGCAAGCCGTCGCCGCCTTCGCGGCCCTTGGGCAGGAGCATCGCCTACGCATCGTGCGCCAGCTCGTCACCGCCGGCCCTGAAGGCATGGCGGCCGGCATGCTGGCCGAGGCGGTCGGCGTCTCGGGCACCAACCTGTCATTTCACCTGAAGGAGCTCAGCCATGCCGGGCTGGTCACCTCGCGGCGCGAGGGACGCTCGATCATCTACAGCGCCGCCTACCCGGACCTGTCCGAGCTCATCCAATTTCTGATGCGCGATTGCTGCCAAGGGCGACCCGAGGTCTGCGCCCCCGCCGTCGCCGCGCTCGCCGCCTGCTGCCTGCCCACCGGAGACACCGCTCATGCCTGA
- the arsC_2 gene encoding Protein ArsC, whose amino-acid sequence MPDRVYNVLFLCTGNSARSILAEAMLNKEGQGRFRAFSAGSQPKADVNPLAVQVLRETEYPTEGLRSKSWDAFAGPDAPVMDFVFTVCDNAAGEACPYWPGQPVTAHWGIEDPAAVEGSDMQRKAAFITAQRYLKNRIGAFVALPLDSLSGVALSSKVREIGQRAGATSPRPEVA is encoded by the coding sequence ATGCCTGACCGCGTCTACAACGTCCTGTTCCTCTGCACCGGTAACTCCGCTCGCTCGATCCTGGCGGAGGCCATGCTCAACAAGGAGGGCCAGGGTCGTTTCCGGGCCTTTTCCGCCGGCAGCCAGCCGAAGGCGGACGTGAACCCGCTCGCCGTTCAGGTTCTGCGCGAGACGGAGTACCCGACCGAGGGGCTGCGCTCGAAGTCGTGGGACGCGTTCGCCGGCCCCGACGCGCCGGTCATGGATTTCGTCTTCACGGTCTGTGACAACGCCGCCGGCGAGGCTTGCCCCTACTGGCCCGGCCAGCCGGTGACGGCGCACTGGGGCATCGAGGACCCTGCAGCCGTCGAAGGCAGCGACATGCAGCGCAAGGCGGCGTTCATCACCGCCCAACGCTACCTGAAGAACCGGATCGGAGCCTTCGTCGCTCTGCCGCTCGACAGCCTTAGTGGCGTGGCGCTCTCGTCCAAGGTGCGCGAGATCGGCCAGCGGGCCGGCGCCACCTCGCCCCGCCCGGAGGTCGCGTGA
- the arsC_3 gene encoding Arsenate reductase: MDVVIYHNPDCGTSRNTLALIRNAGIEPHVVEYLKTPPNRILVRQLADRAGVTVRALLREKVTPYAELGLSDPSLTDDQLLDAIAEHPILLNRPLVVSPKGVALCRPSEAVLDLLPAQQGEFVKEDGERVVDEHGRRVATA; the protein is encoded by the coding sequence ATGGACGTCGTCATCTACCACAACCCGGATTGCGGCACGTCCCGCAACACCCTGGCCCTGATCCGCAACGCCGGCATCGAGCCGCATGTGGTCGAGTACCTCAAGACGCCACCGAACCGGATCCTGGTGCGCCAACTCGCCGACAGGGCTGGCGTCACCGTCCGCGCTCTGCTCCGCGAGAAGGTCACGCCCTACGCCGAACTCGGGCTCTCGGACCCGAGCCTGACGGACGACCAGCTTCTCGACGCCATCGCCGAGCACCCGATCCTGCTGAACCGCCCCCTGGTGGTGAGCCCGAAGGGCGTTGCCCTGTGCCGGCCCTCCGAGGCGGTCCTCGACCTCCTCCCGGCCCAGCAGGGCGAGTTCGTGAAGGAAGACGGCGAGCGCGTCGTCGACGAGCACGGGCGCCGCGTCGCCACCGCCTGA
- the arsB_2 gene encoding Arsenical pump membrane protein, producing the protein MLALAIFVVTLVFVIWQPKGLGIGWSALIGAAVALATGVISPGDIPVVWHIVWDATFTFVALIIISLLLDEAGFFHWAALHIARWGGGRGRLLFPLLILLGAAIAAVFANDGAALLLTPIVLAILLRLNFKPAAALAFIVACGFVADSTSLPLVISNLVNIVSANFFDISFSRYAAVMVPVNLVSLAATLVVLWLFYRRDLPATYPVAELEAPRHAIKDPLVFRAAFPLLGLLLVAYFVTAPFGVPVSVVTCAGALILLALANRSRVIPIRKVLTGAPWQIVLFSLGMYLVVYGLKNAGLTGYLAQGLVWLSGFGPFVATIGTGFAAAILSSVMNNMPSVLVGALSIQQAPNLSPLTRELMIYANVIGCDLGPKFTPIGSLATLLWLHVLDTKGQHITWGQYMRVGLVITPPVLLVTLAALTVWLPVLGAR; encoded by the coding sequence ATGCTCGCCCTTGCCATCTTCGTGGTCACCCTCGTCTTCGTCATCTGGCAGCCGAAGGGGCTCGGCATCGGGTGGAGCGCCCTCATCGGGGCCGCCGTGGCGCTGGCCACCGGGGTCATCAGCCCCGGCGACATCCCGGTGGTCTGGCACATCGTCTGGGACGCGACCTTCACCTTCGTGGCGCTGATCATCATCTCGCTGCTCCTCGACGAAGCCGGCTTCTTCCATTGGGCGGCGCTCCACATCGCCCGCTGGGGCGGCGGCCGGGGACGCCTGCTCTTCCCGCTGCTCATCCTCCTGGGTGCAGCCATCGCGGCGGTGTTCGCCAATGACGGGGCGGCCCTCCTGCTCACCCCCATTGTGCTCGCCATCCTGCTCCGGCTGAACTTCAAGCCGGCGGCCGCGCTGGCCTTCATTGTTGCCTGCGGGTTCGTGGCAGACTCGACGAGCCTGCCGCTGGTGATCTCGAACCTCGTCAACATCGTCTCGGCGAACTTCTTCGACATCTCCTTTAGCCGCTACGCGGCCGTGATGGTGCCGGTGAACCTGGTCTCGTTGGCAGCGACCCTGGTGGTGCTGTGGCTGTTCTACCGGCGCGACCTTCCGGCCACGTACCCGGTAGCCGAGCTCGAAGCGCCGCGCCACGCGATCAAGGACCCGCTGGTCTTCCGGGCGGCCTTCCCGCTCCTCGGTCTGCTTCTGGTCGCCTACTTTGTGACCGCACCGTTCGGCGTGCCGGTCTCGGTGGTCACCTGTGCCGGCGCACTGATCCTCCTGGCGCTGGCCAACCGCAGCCGCGTCATCCCCATTCGCAAGGTCCTGACCGGCGCCCCCTGGCAGATCGTGCTGTTCAGCCTCGGCATGTACCTCGTGGTCTACGGCCTGAAGAATGCCGGGCTGACCGGCTACCTGGCGCAGGGGCTCGTATGGCTCTCGGGCTTTGGCCCGTTCGTCGCCACCATCGGGACCGGGTTCGCCGCCGCCATCCTGTCCTCGGTCATGAACAACATGCCGAGCGTGCTGGTGGGTGCACTCTCAATCCAGCAGGCCCCAAATCTCTCACCCCTGACGCGCGAGCTCATGATCTACGCCAACGTCATCGGCTGCGACCTCGGCCCGAAATTCACCCCCATCGGGAGCCTGGCGACCCTGCTCTGGCTCCACGTCCTCGACACCAAGGGCCAGCACATCACGTGGGGCCAGTACATGCGGGTGGGTCTGGTCATCACGCCGCCGGTGCTCCTCGTCACCCTGGCGGCCCTTACAGTGTGGCTACCCGTTCTTGGGGCGCGGTAG